The following nucleotide sequence is from Nocardioides daedukensis.
TCTTCTCCCCCACCCCGAACAGCTCACCGACATCGAGCGGGTGCAGGAACGAGGTCACCTCGCCGGGCGGCACCACGACCACGCCGTCGGGCTTGGCCCGACGGCTGGCCAGCTTGGCCACCGAGACCGAGGAGGCGATCCCGACCGAGCAGGTGATCCGCTGCTCGTCATGGACCCTGGCGCGAACCATCTCTGCGATCGCCAAGGGTGAGCCGAGCCGGCGTACCGAGCCGCTGACATCGAGGAACGCCTCGTCGAGGGACATCGCCTCCACCAGTGGAGTGACCTGACGGAAGATCTCCATCACCGAGGACGAGACCGTGCTGAAGGCGTCGTAGTCGGGATTGACCACCACTGCCTGCGGGCAGGCCCGGCGGGCACGGGTCATCGGCATCGCCGAGCGCACGCCGTGCTCACGGGCCAGGTAGTTGGCCGAGAGCACCACGCCCCGGTGCCCACCGCCGACGATGACGGGTACGTCGACCAGGTCGGGACGGTCGCGGATCATCACCGACGCATAGAAGGCGTCCATGTCGATGTGGAGCAGGTGGCAGCCGGTCGAGAGGTCGCTCATGGCGACCCCACCGAGAGGTCAGTGCGTGGCGAGCACGTGCACCTGGGTGGCCAGGGAGAGATATTCCGGCCGGGTCGCCACGGCGCGCTCGAGCTCGAGCAGGGCCTGGGTCGAACCCGGCTCGAGGTCGAGCAGTGAGCCGGGGACGAGGTCGGAGAAGACCCGGATGCCGTGCACCGAGCCGATCGTGAACCCGGCCTGCTCGAGGTGCCCGGTGAGCTCTTCGCTGGTGAACCGGTGTCCGGCACGACCGACGGACTCACCGTCGAGGATCGCCCGGGCCTGGCCGAAGTGGCCGGCGATGGCACGGGCCACCACGGCCGCGTGGCGCTGGTTGACCAGGAGGCTGAGGGTGCCGCCGGGGCGGAGCACCTCGGCGATGGTGGCCAGTGCAGCCGCCGGGTCGTCGACGATCTCGAGCACTCCGTGGCACAGCACCACGTCGGCGCTGTCCGGACCGGCGACGTCGAGGAGGGTCGAGAGGTCGCCCTGCTGGCCAGCCACCCGGTCGGCGACGTTGAATTCCTGGGCACGTCGACCGAGCGCGGCCAGTGCGTCGGGGCTGGGGTCGATGACCCGGACCTGGTGGCCGAGCTCGGCCACCCGGACAGCGAAGCCGCCGGTGCCACCCCCGATGTCGAGAACGTCGCTGGAGGCGCCGAACACCTCGCGCAGCGACTCCCACACGACTGAGGTCCTGGCCGCTCCCCTGCGTTCACTGGCAGACATGTGGCCCACATTAGTGGGTGCTCTCCTGCCAGTGCCGGATGCCTCATCCCGCACTCCCCGGACTGCGGTGCCAGAGCCTGCGCGGCACTTCGATCTCCTTGCCGTTGTCGGTCGGCCCACCGGCCGGACGGATGTCGGC
It contains:
- a CDS encoding methyltransferase — protein: MSASERRGAARTSVVWESLREVFGASSDVLDIGGGTGGFAVRVAELGHQVRVIDPSPDALAALGRRAQEFNVADRVAGQQGDLSTLLDVAGPDSADVVLCHGVLEIVDDPAAALATIAEVLRPGGTLSLLVNQRHAAVVARAIAGHFGQARAILDGESVGRAGHRFTSEELTGHLEQAGFTIGSVHGIRVFSDLVPGSLLDLEPGSTQALLELERAVATRPEYLSLATQVHVLATH